In one window of Frigoriglobus tundricola DNA:
- a CDS encoding DUF6496 domain-containing protein produces MKRKYGPKAQEKVEETMHEFKRGKLKSGSGRTVTNKKQAIAIGLSEARKAGAKVPPKKS; encoded by the coding sequence ATGAAACGCAAGTACGGCCCGAAGGCTCAAGAGAAGGTCGAGGAGACGATGCACGAGTTCAAGCGGGGCAAGCTGAAAAGCGGGTCCGGCCGGACCGTGACGAACAAGAAACAGGCGATCGCCATCGGCCTGTCCGAAGCCCGGAAAGCCGGCGCAAAGGTGCCACCCAAGAAGTCCTGA
- a CDS encoding sigma-54-dependent transcriptional regulator encodes MATDKTPARRGKLLVVDDEVELMRALCESLDEQGFETRGLSDPALAADELRAGGFDLLLSDLMMPGIDGIQLLRQSLEFDPNLVGVIMTGQGTIQTAVEAMKAGAFDYILKPFRLQHVLPVLDRAMEVRRLRVDNARLRQALGRLTYESDRYRIVGSSPAVRKVVALILKVAGTDATVLVRGPSGTGKELVARALHGNSARRDQPLVTVNCATLQESLLESELFGHEKGAFTGADRPKAGLFEVAEGGTLFVDEVAEMTPALQAKLLRVLEDGHYRRVGSTQEKHADVRVVAATNKPLEDEVKAGRFREDLFFRLNVIAITLPALRDRREDIPELIAHFLHTRPVGKVPFRMDPAAQGVLCGYDWPGNIRELANVLERAQILADGQTITTDDLPDNLLLASKPVAGPAGAATPAPQVPETGPDDLDGVERRHVMDVLRRYGGNKVRAAKALGVSRRTLYRLIEKFALAPASTPTDVVSDHAVE; translated from the coding sequence ATGGCCACCGACAAGACACCGGCCCGGCGCGGCAAGCTGCTCGTCGTGGACGACGAAGTGGAACTGATGCGCGCCTTGTGCGAGTCCCTCGACGAGCAGGGGTTCGAGACGCGCGGGCTGTCCGATCCCGCGCTCGCGGCGGACGAGCTCCGGGCCGGCGGGTTCGACCTGCTCCTGTCCGATCTGATGATGCCCGGTATCGACGGCATCCAACTCCTCCGCCAGTCGCTCGAGTTCGACCCGAACCTGGTCGGCGTCATCATGACCGGTCAGGGGACGATCCAGACCGCCGTCGAGGCGATGAAGGCCGGCGCGTTCGACTACATCCTCAAACCGTTCCGCCTTCAGCACGTGCTCCCCGTCCTCGACCGGGCGATGGAGGTGCGGCGGCTGCGCGTTGACAACGCCCGGCTGCGGCAGGCGCTCGGGCGGCTCACCTACGAATCGGACCGGTACCGGATCGTGGGCTCCAGCCCGGCGGTGCGAAAGGTCGTCGCGCTCATCTTGAAAGTGGCCGGGACGGACGCGACGGTGCTGGTCCGCGGCCCGAGCGGGACCGGAAAGGAACTGGTCGCCCGCGCGCTTCACGGGAACAGTGCCCGGCGGGACCAGCCGCTCGTCACGGTCAACTGCGCGACGCTCCAGGAGAGCCTGCTGGAGAGCGAACTGTTCGGCCACGAGAAGGGCGCGTTCACCGGCGCCGATCGGCCCAAGGCCGGGCTGTTCGAGGTGGCCGAGGGCGGCACGCTGTTCGTGGACGAGGTCGCGGAAATGACCCCGGCCCTGCAAGCGAAGCTGCTCCGGGTGCTGGAGGACGGCCACTACCGGCGGGTCGGGAGCACCCAGGAGAAGCACGCCGACGTGCGGGTGGTGGCGGCCACGAACAAGCCGCTGGAGGACGAGGTGAAGGCCGGGCGGTTCCGGGAGGACCTGTTCTTCCGGCTCAACGTGATCGCGATCACGCTGCCGGCGCTGCGGGACCGGCGCGAGGACATCCCGGAGCTGATCGCCCACTTCCTGCACACCCGCCCGGTCGGGAAGGTGCCGTTCCGGATGGACCCGGCGGCGCAGGGGGTACTGTGCGGCTACGACTGGCCCGGGAACATCCGCGAGCTGGCGAACGTCCTGGAGCGCGCGCAGATCCTGGCCGACGGGCAGACCATTACGACCGACGATCTGCCGGACAACTTGCTCCTCGCGAGCAAGCCGGTCGCGGGCCCCGCGGGGGCCGCGACGCCCGCCCCGCAGGTGCCGGAAACCGGCCCGGACGACCTGGACGGTGTCGAACGGCGTCACGTCATGGACGTGCTGCGGCGCTACGGCGGGAACAAGGTGCGTGCGGCCAAGGCGCTGGGCGTCAGCCGCCGCACGCTCTATCGGCTCATCGAAAAATTCGCCCTCGCGCCGGCCAGCACGCCGACGGACGTCGTGAGCGACCACGCGGTCGAGTGA
- a CDS encoding PAS domain-containing sensor histidine kinase, producing MLARISPDQLADILDIAEDGIVTVDARQEIVLFNRGAAKLFGYALEEVLGRPLEVLLPVRFRGPHPAQMQQFAQAPEAARLMGERRAVFGLRKDGVEFPAEISISKFGTGAGLLFTAIVRDVSDRKQYEAVQREVEHLRARAELAEARARLDVVIRSAHDAIILLDADLRVLLFNPAAEQVFGCPAGAALGAGLSNFLPAGLPTADSGTTPHEIEGRRRDGRPVPLEVSASRTESGGQTVHTLIVRDVTERKRAEVELRETARQREQALSELQARTDELKGTTQQLWQAAKLAGVGELAASIAHELNNPLGTVSLRVEGVLAKTPADDPRRKPLEIIEGEIERMASLVANLLQFSRAGRDQVSTVDVCDEVSRTVELIAHHLRKRRVKVEPHMAPDVPIIHADRQQLRQVFLNLFTNAADAMPGGGRLVPRVRPGTLPGGRPGVVIEVTDTGVGIPVELLGRVFEPFFTTKEEGKGTGLGLAICRRIVQQHHGTLEIDSRPGEGTTVRITLPLRPDTNVVGLQQ from the coding sequence GTGCTGGCACGCATTTCCCCCGACCAATTGGCCGACATCCTCGACATCGCCGAGGACGGGATCGTGACCGTCGATGCGCGACAGGAGATCGTCCTGTTCAACCGCGGCGCGGCCAAACTGTTCGGCTACGCCCTGGAGGAGGTGCTCGGGCGCCCGCTCGAGGTGCTCCTTCCGGTCCGCTTCCGCGGGCCGCACCCGGCGCAGATGCAGCAGTTCGCACAGGCGCCCGAAGCGGCCCGGCTCATGGGCGAGCGCCGCGCCGTGTTCGGGCTGCGCAAGGACGGGGTCGAGTTCCCCGCCGAGATCTCGATCTCGAAGTTCGGAACCGGTGCGGGGTTGTTGTTCACCGCGATCGTTCGGGACGTGAGCGACCGGAAACAGTACGAGGCCGTGCAGCGGGAAGTGGAGCACCTGCGGGCACGGGCCGAACTCGCCGAGGCCCGCGCCCGCCTCGACGTCGTCATCCGGTCGGCCCACGACGCGATCATCCTGCTCGACGCCGACCTGCGGGTGCTGTTGTTCAACCCGGCGGCCGAGCAGGTGTTCGGGTGCCCCGCGGGCGCCGCGCTCGGGGCGGGCCTGTCGAACTTCCTCCCGGCCGGGCTCCCGACGGCGGATTCGGGTACGACCCCGCACGAGATCGAGGGGCGGCGGCGCGACGGCCGGCCGGTCCCGCTGGAAGTGTCGGCGTCGCGCACCGAGAGCGGCGGGCAGACCGTTCACACGCTCATTGTGCGCGACGTGACGGAGCGGAAACGGGCCGAGGTGGAGCTGCGCGAAACGGCCCGGCAGCGGGAGCAGGCCCTAAGCGAGCTCCAGGCGCGCACGGACGAACTCAAGGGGACGACCCAGCAACTGTGGCAGGCCGCCAAGCTCGCGGGCGTGGGCGAACTCGCGGCGAGCATCGCGCACGAGTTGAACAACCCGCTCGGCACGGTCAGCCTGCGGGTCGAGGGGGTGCTGGCGAAGACGCCGGCCGACGACCCCCGCCGCAAACCGCTGGAGATCATCGAGGGCGAGATCGAGCGGATGGCGAGCCTGGTCGCCAACCTGCTCCAGTTCAGCCGCGCCGGCCGCGATCAGGTGTCCACGGTCGACGTGTGCGACGAGGTGAGCCGGACGGTGGAACTGATCGCGCACCACCTGCGCAAGCGGCGGGTCAAGGTCGAACCGCACATGGCCCCCGACGTGCCGATCATCCACGCCGACCGGCAGCAGCTCCGCCAGGTGTTCCTCAACCTGTTCACCAACGCCGCGGACGCCATGCCCGGTGGCGGGCGGCTCGTCCCGCGGGTGCGGCCGGGCACCTTGCCGGGCGGGCGACCGGGCGTCGTGATCGAGGTCACCGACACCGGGGTCGGCATCCCGGTGGAACTGCTCGGGCGCGTGTTCGAGCCGTTCTTCACCACCAAGGAAGAGGGCAAGGGCACGGGGCTGGGGCTGGCGATCTGCCGCCGCATCGTTCAGCAGCACCACGGCACCCTTGAGATCGACAGCCGGCCCGGTGAGGGGACGACCGTCCGGATCACGCTGCCCCTGCGCCCGGACACGAACGTCGTCGGCTTGCAGCAATAG